Genomic segment of Colletotrichum destructivum chromosome 5, complete sequence:
AGGCACCTTTGGGCGGATACAGAGGGTCTTCGGGTCCAACAAGCCAGCGATCTGGAATGCAGGCCTCGGGATCTTTCCAGTATTTGGGGCTGTGGTGGATAGCCAAAGGCAGCGTCCAGACGTTACATCCCTCGGTGGGATACACacggccgtcttcgtccaCAACCTGCACGTCTGAACGGCCCTGTCGTAGGGCTCCCGCTGGTGGATATATGCGGAGCACTTCCTTGATGAAAGCCACAATGTAAGGTGTCCTGTTGAGGAGTTGTGGATCTTCGTGGATTCTGTTCTGCACCTGCGAAGGATCGGGCCCAAAAGTATCTGTAATTTCTGTGACGACACGAGAAAGAACATCTGGACTCACTTTTGCATAGGCGTAGCAAATCTCTACTAATAATTAAGAGAATAAATAGCTAATGCCTTAAAAGTATAATTAATTCTTCTATACCTAAGTTTGTATTTAGTATGCGACATGCCAATTAAATTAAGAATCTTAAAGTAGAATCTCCTGTGATGTCCCCACTTATATGCGGAATCTCAAGTGCAAGCAAAGATGAGTAACATCTAAAGATGACATATATTACCCTTTTAGCTGAGGAGTTTTAAAGTCTCTTAAAGGTAGCTAGAAAACATACTATGTGTCTAGTAACTAGCAACCTAATCAGGTAGTTACGCAGGTTGCCACAGAGGTTCACCTGCTTATAAACCGACCATCCAAAGTTGTCTGAAACTAGCAGAAAGCAACAAAATTCTATATTATAGGGACTTAATAAATACAAACCAGACAGGTCTATAGAAGCCTTTTGCGTTGGCAAAACTATTTTACTGCGCCCCAACTACCTACCACACATCTCTAGAACCTTACACACACATGTATTTAAACTAATCTTTTACTAGGTGATTTACAAACGTCTGCTGTTATTTAACAAACCTAACTGCACGTGATGGGCGAAAGCCTTACACACAATCAACCAACAAGGACAGAAAAGAACAAATACtacgacgaagacgacagacgacgacagcgaaTAGTAACTACAACGGCAGACAACGACCACGTACAATAGCTACAAAagcgacggcgaaggacgAGAAAGGTCGACAACAACATCCGCCCTCCTACACAGTAACTTATCGTCAACCCCTGCTCGTCCCATCGTTCGAATTTCACTAAGAGTAAGTGCTACCACGTAAAGGTCTTCTGCGCTTTTCAGCCTCAACCCACAACCTCACAGGCGCTTAGAAACAAAAGCAACAACGACGGACACCGTATACATCCCAATCCCACCACAGCATCGCCACAACGCGAGCGAAAACCCAGAACTAGTCGTGAACGACTTCCTGGTACCCTTCGTGGTGGCTTGTGCGATGGTTATGTTTCTCGTGGTCATGCAAATCCTCATCGGCATGCTCGTGCACTCATGGGAGGTTAGACAAAGATACCACGAGCTCCGCCATGTCGCCTCAGCACGATCATCGCTCTCGTCACTTTGGTCCTTCGAGCCGCTGCCTACGTACTCGCTCGTGGAtcccgaggcggcgccgttgcTTGGCAGTCCTCCGCCTGAGTATCACACCCTCCGACAGGACGATCTAGACACACAAAACGAGGCAAGAGATGATTCTCGGGACACGACGGACTCCCGGCCAGTGGAGTACAGTCAGTTTGGAGTGAACCAGCACGGTGGACAGGACGTGGATGATGGAATTTGTTATCCCATCGAGTGCTACTGGACTGCAGTACTTTGAGGGCCCCACGACGTGAGGGGTAGCAGCCACTCAGGGGTAAATGAGCTCGGCAAGTCTGCCAATAACGACCGTTTTAGAACTGGTACATCAGTTTACTATATATTTTGGTTATGGTAGAGGTGCCAGCACTTGGAGTTGTTATATAGAGCGACACCACATTGCTGGCAGCCCGACCGTGACATCTTACGACGACGCTTATTAGTCGTAACCTCCCCCAGCGCGACTCTCGACTCTGGCCGCGGATAGTTACACGCAACGCAAGGTGAGGAGGTCTTCCGACGTACTCGTACGTGGTGTACCGGAGGGATATTATCGTTCCTTGTATCTGTAGCCCTCTTGGGCCTGGAGCGAGTATGAGCTTCTGACGATGGCCTAAACTGTTGAATAAGCTGGGCTGAAAGGGTCCTACGCTATTGATATTGGCTCTTAACCTTGGGCTAGCTGGGATCTCCCTATAACTGTAGAAAGAAGGTATTCACGACTATTACTTCGAGCAGAAAGTTCTAGGCTAGGGCCTGCTAACCCCCCCTTCTTATTGGTTGAGAGTATTGGTGATATGAGCGCATTTGGTTACTCGAATCGACTTCGTTTATGTTGTGGTTATATTTGTTAATGGCTGATGGGATGGGCAGATTCTTCCGGGCCTCCGGGCTGAATACCTGGCGTGCCTCCTTTTTTGCGGCCGAATCTCCggtcggccggcggcggaaaCGGAGAACTTCGGAGGTCTCCCGCAAGATGGTCGTGAGGAACAGTACGAGTGCGTTGTCCTTCCATGTGAACTGGTTGATCTGTTAAATAATACGTTAGCATCGTCTAGGTATAAAATATATAGGAATAAAGCTCTGGGTAACATACCTGGCCGTCTTTTGTAGGGATACAGTGGACTTAGCCCCAGGGTACTcccttgccgtcgtccgccTTCTCGTCGACTAAGATCTCGTCGGTCCCGCTATCCTTCCGGCACGTGCCGGTAGCGCCGATATTCTGCCGCCACAGAGCCTAAAATAGCCTCACGGAGGCGAATAAGTTATCCAAAAACACGTGATATCCGGCGGCCGGcaggagggcgacgagggtcGTAACGACCCGCTGGGTCGGCGTAAGCGCCGTCTTTTTGGCCTCCGTAtcgcccggcgccggccgggctTGTGGGACTAAGCCGAACGGCCCGTGCCCGTGTACGTGCCAGAGCCACCGGAGGCAATACCCCTTTTAGGCCAATACCCATACCTTAAAGCCAACCGGAGTCGGCTTACTCGGCACCGTAGTTGTCTCCGTAGATCGGCCCGTGAATCGGACCATAGCCTCGTCAACGGTCAGCCCGCTGCCCGGCGTGTAGAAGGAGTCTCCGGTCTCTTGTATGTGGGCGGACCACTCGTTGACCTGCCGATAGATCTTCGGCATCCGGTCTTCGCGGCGACGGACCTGGCGGAACTGttggctcggcggcgtcgtaTCGGGGAAGTCAGCCAGGTTAAAGATccggagccggcggaggaGTAACTGGAAGCGGTCCCGGGCTATGAATCGGGTGAATAAATAGATGGGATCTTCTTGATCCTGAGAAGACGACCAGTATCGAAAGATTTGCGATTCAGTATGAAGTCCCATACAAATCAAAATCCCTAAAAAGAGATAGATTTCGTGGGCTAAAGTAGGCCTCCATCTTCGGCTCCGGGACCATTGCCGGATAGGTCCACGttgcgtcgaggccgccgccgcgttAGTCCACTCCGCCCACCGGTCAACGACCTCATACGGGACGTATCGGAGGAAGAGATCGAGTGGCTGGGCCGGCAGAGGTCCGATCCGTGCTGCCCGCTCCGGGACGTCAAACGGGACAAAAGAGCCCGGAGCCCCGTGGTCAACGCCGGGCTCTTCGTGGGGCCGGAAGGTGGCGTCGTCGCACCGCTCCGGCGTACAATTATCGGTGCAGACGGCGGCCAAGTCTTCGGGGAGTACGGCGACGGTAATACAGTCCCGTAcggaggtcgtcgaggtgtcAGAATCGTCCATATCCATCATAACATGGGCTGGAATGCAGCTTTTGGTGGTGAAAGTACGGGAATAAACGTAGAGGTAAATGACGTATCGATATGTATCGTTGTGGTGAGGAGAAAAAGTGGGCACTTCGTGGGGCGTAAAAGTACTGCAGTCCAGTAGCACTCGATGGGATAATAAGTGAGCGATTACAGAAAATGTTATGTCTAAAAAAGACCACTCTAGTCTTAACGCATGCTTTAGGCCGCACAGTCCAAATGCAAACCCCCTGACCCAAGAGGAGTTACTCATTAGTCGAATGCTTTAGTACAATTAGCTATCTTTGATACCTCGGTCATAAGCGGGTCGAACGATTAATGACCTTGGACCAACTGTGAACCAGCCAACTGTGATTTCAGTTCATCAAGATGCCGAGTTCCGGAGATGCGGAGGTAGTTTCCCGTTACAGAGGTGAATGAGCCACTCCAGTCACAGCGTGTGCTCTATAAATGGACCAACTTCCCTCGCCAGCCCACAATTTGAGCGACATCCCAGTCATCACGACAAGAGAAGAGCATTTCCAGCCGCCCGCAACTCAATCGTCGCGTGAACTCTGTAACAGCATGTAACGGGGTGTGCCATCAGACCGCGAGAGTGGCTGGCGACACAACAGGCTCATTTTCTCCTGAGCCCGGAGACCAGTGTATTGATGTCGTTGGAATCAGTCAATTCGCTGACACGGCGGCTATCACGGAACGGTGCCGATTAACAGGGGGCAAAAGCTTGATGCATGCCAAGTAAGCGAATTGCGATATGTTCAAGGATTGTTTTGATAGCGCCTTCCTATTTCGCTCCAACAGAAAGATCTCCCATGCTTCGCAGTAAATCGGAGAATCTTTTCGTATTGCATCTTTCTTCCCCGCTACTTAACAGGCAGTTTGGGAAATATTTAACAGCTTTTGATGGCCGTGCAGAGGGCCGACCGACAATGAGCCCATGCCACTTCAAACCACGAAATTACTCAACATACGTATCGGTCAAATCCATGGCGGGAGCAGCTACTAGCGATCATGGCGCTAGCCAACTACTTCAAGACCTgaacaagagagagagaaagcggCAGCAGAATCGTACCGCGCAGCGCACGTATAGTAAGCATAACCAAGCTCAGCCCCATTGCACCCTCATCCTTACATATACGTGGACATTACCCACCATGCTCCCCAAAAAGCGTTGCAGTTTGAAAGTTGAAATAAGCAATAAAAGGCTCACAGAGCTTGGCAGGACGCAACCAAAAACACCGAATTCAGGCTCTTGAGGCAGCCGTCGCACAGTCTATCAACGGGCTGACGCCCCCACGAGAGGCTATGCTTCTGGACGACATACTCTACGAGCACGAGCCTGCAGCCGCTCCCGGCGATAGGGCCATCGACCCTGTCCTGACCGACAGCTCGCCCCCGCTGATGGCGGACATGGCTCGTACAGCGCTTCACCGGGCGGTGTGCAGTGGCAATGAGTCAATGGTTCGCCTTCTGTTGGAGCGAGGGGCGGACATTGCAAAGCCGGATGGCAATGGGAACACCGCCCTTCATCTTGCAGCCGAGAGCGGAGGCGGGGAACTTTTGCAGCTCCTGCTTGAGAAGTCCGCCGACCCCAATGCCATCGACTACCTAGGCCGTACCGCCCTGTTCGCCGCGGTCCTGGGAGAGAACGAGACGACGACCGAGCTGCTTCTCAAGTCACCGAGGATTGACGTAAATGCGAAGGACTTGATGGGCAATGTTGCGCTTCATATGGCTGTCGAATGCGGTTCTGAGCcccttgctcttcttctgctggcACACGGCGCCGACATCAATGCCTAGATCGGCGTTCATAATGAAAACTTCGGTGCTAATCAAGGTTGTCTGGAGGCCCCAGACCCTCAAAAAATGCATACGTAAACAGAGTTACTTATCACCCCTGCCATCGCTACAACCATCGCACTAGCGTAAAACAATACGGTGGtacacaaacacacacgcCATTTCTCTCCAAAGGCCGCCACAGGGAACCCCACCCCATTGGGCTGTCTAATCTCTGAGCCAACACCCCGCATGACCGACCCACGTCTTGATCGGCATGTTCCTGTAGTCGGGGCCTTTGTCCGACATGTCTATCAGAAACTGGGAACAGTGCATCGTGTGCTCGACGCTCGCAATGATGGTGTCCAAAGCCACCCGCTCTTCATAAAAGGCCCAGAACTGCTTGCGCCACAACATGGCGCAGTGCACAATGTGGTCCCGCTCAGATGTGTAATAGAACTCCATCTCAGACATGGTGTCGATGGTGAGGAGCTCTGTACGATTCTCGTCCGCAAACCCGAACCATGATCCGTCCGTCTTGTATTCTTCGATCGCGTCATGGTCCATGCAAACCTCTGGGATCCAGTGGTTGGCCAGGATGTCGTAATGGCAGTTTAGGCTCTTCGCCTCGGCGGTTGAACTACCGCACGTCAAAAGCCGGGACTTGGTGGTTATGTTGTCGTGCTCTTTGGTGGTCTGCGTATGTTCCGCACTTTCGTGGCTTGTGTGATAATCATGATGAATGAAGAGAGGGGCGCGTGTGGCGAGAAAAAGGCCCCCCCAAACCAGTGATGTGATGAGGAAAACCACCACGTGCGTGGCAATAGGATGGTGCAAAGCGGCGGAACAGCGCTTCAAGACATCTTTGCGGCCAAGGAAACGGGTATTCAGAATGCTATGTTTCCGACCAGGGGAATGATTTTTCGTCTCTTCCAGGAACGGTTCACTTTCGCCTTCCAGCAGCATGATTCGAGTTGCGTCTGGGGTTGGTACAGATGTTCGTTTTGGGTAGTCAAGCTTTGCAGGGCGGAATTTTCCTATGCTCGAGTCTCCTATAATGTATCGGTGTATGGTCCATGGAATGTGTGTTCGAATTTTCGAGCTTACGTGGTCCATTCACACATGAAAGAGCCAACGTAAGCTCGCAGATGCCCCAAACAATGGCTGGCTTACGCATGTTGGTCTTTTGCACCTAGATCCCAATCTCAGTCAGCCTACTGCAACGTATTCATTTCCTCATGGATGTCTTACCTGACGAGAGACACTAGGCCGACGGTCTAGGACAAAATGAGGTCAGCCTTAGACAGGACAGCAGTCTTCATGGCGATTGTGATGTATTGTGACGATTAGATTGCTAACTGATCGGACAATTGACAAGC
This window contains:
- a CDS encoding Putative ankyrin repeat-containing domain superfamily, basic-leucine zipper domain superfamily, translated to MSPCHFKPRNYSTYVSVKSMAGAATSDHGASQLLQDLNKRERKRQQNRTAQRTYRRNQKHRIQALEAAVAQSINGLTPPREAMLLDDILYEHEPAAAPGDRAIDPVLTDSSPPLMADMARTALHRAVCSGNESMVRLLLERGADIAKPDGNGNTALHLAAESGGGELLQLLLEKSADPNAIDYLGRTALFAAVLGENETTTELLLKSPRIDVNAKDLMGNVALHMAVECGSEPLALLLLAHGADINA
- a CDS encoding Putative cytochrome P450, whose amino-acid sequence is MVVEICYAYAKVSPDVLSRVVTEITDTFGPDPSQVQNRIHEDPQLLNRTPYIVAFIKEVLRIYPPAGALRQGRSDVQVVDEDGRVYPTEGCNVWTLPLAIHHSPKYWKDPEACIPDRWLVGPEDPLYPPKGAWRPFEWGPRNCIGQTLAMIELRIALAMTVREFSLTPAYDEWDELHPKTGINRVNGNRAYQAIKGGGGAHPADGFPVKLALRAH